GAACATCGTCCAGTATATGCATATCGTTCACCTACAACTCTCACCCCATCTACCCACCCCTGGAGTCCAGATACACGAAAACACAGGATAGTATATCGGAAAAACTCGGATGGAGTCGAGGGTTCATCTTTCCACTTTTATTTCCCGTCTCGATTCCATTGGGGTCGTATGTattatccttttttttctcaaccagGAAAAAGAATGCTTTAGCTTTGACTCCACCCCGGCAGGCATTTTGTACAAGTATTGTACTTTACAAACTTCAGGTTTCGTGAATAAACTTTCAGTATTGTTCCCCCGGAcgtttattcaaaaattctgATCTATCTCGGATATTCGGaaggacttgaaaaaaattaacgggGGATGAGGCGTTCTGACAGAAGGCTATGGTCGTCACTTGctgcattattttttccttttctttttcatttctagCTATCGTATCGATtgtgagaaaattgaaaaatttgaatattcaaaattttctccgAAACTCAAGGATCTTCTACAAAAAATCTAAGACTTCAAGAATTTTCCAGAATATTAGTGAAAATTTAAAAGTGTCTAGATAATATGAGAAAATGCAAAGAAATCTGGGTAAATCTTAGAAGAATTCAAGAAAGTCCTACGAATTTTGAGAGAATCGTATATGACAAAGTGTCTTCTATCATTTCGCGAAGCGAATTCAGTTTTCGATATCCGtttaaatttggaaattatttgaagAGCTAGGAACTTGATCAATAGTTCTAATCCTCCTAAATTGCCGTGATTCTAAGCAATTTTAACCATGATTAAAGAATAGAAAACTCGACCAATTGCAAAGTTTCCAGTTGACAgcaaaaaaaccgaaaaacaACTTTCTGAAATGCGAAACAATTTAATTGGTTATCTTTCAACATAACGTAGCTGAATGCATTCGACTGACTGTTGGAGATACGGTGAAGTCGCGATTTTGTAATAATGGCCCACCATCACCAAAgccccccaccccccacctCCTCTCGCCACTCCACCCCTTCCCGCCTACCGCTGACGGGAGAAATTGCGTAAAGGCAAATATGGGATAGACTGAACAGTTCGTATTGTATGATTGTCTccgttttccccattttcaGGAAATGCCTGCCTTTCATTTCACCCGGGGATTGTACCTTtctctccaccccctcccctgcCCAGTTACCTCCCACCATCGTTGAGTCCGTATTGCCAGCCTCAACGTTTGAATTGCATTACGTATTATTGCTTATTGTTCGGCGCTCGCTTCGCCTCGTCTGACGCTCCACATCCCCCCGCATTCCACCCCCGCCACCCAACCCACCTCTTTTTCGTGGTGTACTCTCAAAACCCCCGTTCCAGGCATCTCCCGTCCATCTACCCTTCTTCAATCTCCATCCCCCTGGCCGCCCCTCACTCCGTCCGCTCCCTTATATTCGCATTTTGCATTTTGCATCTCCAGATGTAACTTTCGTTTCGCTAATTCTTGCGGATATTTATACACGAGTTTTCCGCTAGTCACGTTGCTGCATTACTTTTTGTTTCAGTTAGATTTCTTTCGTATGTTACGACCAATCGATTTATATCCTATTGGTAGATCATTATAATGTATGACAGCCGCAGTTTTTTGTTGTTGGtagtttaaaattgatttattcggTGTTAGTAAAACCCTTTAAAAGCCATAGATAATCGTCTATATAAATCTCGTTTCTTGAAATTAAGAGACAAGGAAAATCAAGGCAAACTTTTCAAATTTcgacaaaataaattttgtcatCTACAGACACAAAACCAAGGAACCCTTGTTGTAGTGAAAGAAAATCTTTATATTGAAGAAATCCGTTGTAGCTTTTCACATGGAAATGAATTTAAGAACAAGTAAGTGACTTCACTTTCTCGTCCTCAAGTGAGGCCTGgagttcttaattttttttgatcaCACAGACCATTTATTGTTTGTTATATCCATAGAATATGTTTCCGTAAACAGATTTCTAATTCAAGTTAGTTTTGAGGGCTCGAGTGTTTTTTTCCCAGAATCAATCAATTTGACATCAACCAATGAACATCTCCTCTATTTTTGAAATACTAAATATTAATAGTTTGGAATAAGTGTGCCTCAATTTAATAtcaacttagaaatataaatatttatagtcTTTTTTCTGtaagagaaattaaaaatatttgtgttctttaatttcatttatcctCAATTCTCACCACTTtccaattataatttttttgatcacTTACAAAATATGTTGTTTGCACTAAATTGtcaggattttttaaacttgAAATATAAGATCAGGTAATTAACAATATCCTTAGTCTCTCAGTTCAATGAGTCTTTCCAAATCCGGGAAATATTAACATTTTCGAAGATGTTACACAATTGCGGTGGtggtatttataaatattaacgtgtcattgaaaattcattcggCTTGTGCCATATACACTGTATTTTCCGTGAAAGCTCATGAATTTCCTTGAAATCGAGGAGTTCATTAGAATTAGCGCTTCGACGAGTAAAAGAGACAGTTTTCAGGAACGTTAAGCGACAGAACAATGTATGACTGGTAAACGTTGACGTTCTAAATACCGGGGTAAATGACACGAGAAATATAATCCCCTTGTTCCGAAAGCAACGTTGAGGTACGGTTGTATGCATCTTTACATCCCTTCAACTTCTCATACAATTGCTTAGTACACTTTCCCTATCCCTCTCCGAGTACGTCAATCTCATCTTCACACCGAGGATGTCTTCCCTCCGACGTCGGTCTTTTGTTGAATTGGAAATTGTGCGTAACTACGCACAATAATTTGCCTCCTGGAAATCActagaaattaatgaaaactcCGGGGTCTTGATGTGCGCGTTTGCAGAAAGTTGAATAAGAAGATGAGAAACCCTCTGTCACTAAAACTTCATTGTCTACACCGAGATCGGCTAATCGTGACAAATACTGATCCAGGATTGGCGAATTATAAACTAATGTCACTGGTTGGAAACTTTCAGCCAAGTGACTCCCTATCCTCACACCCCTTTTATTCCACCCTCCCCAAACCCTTTCACACAATTTACTCTCTTCAATCTTCTGATTTTCCAGAAGATCGGTGGGGATAATAAAATAGCTGATGAGCGGCTTTCATTTGCCAAGCCATGAATTATCTTCACCTCCAAACTTATTGAAACTTACGATCCTCCTGGAAATGGaagaacataaaaaaaagtgaaagcaGGGGATGAAGGTCTCTTTTCTCCCGTATTTTCTCTGGCCAAAGCCAATATAGTGCCACCGAAGGAATACTTACGGAGGGTTAACAAAACGCTGGAGGGGCGGTGGGGGCTGGAAAAAGTGTATGGTGTTCATGGCCAAGTCAAAGAGCACAGActgaaagaaagaaaatcgGAGGTGGGTAAAACCCTCGTCTTCGAATGGTGGTGTGCGCACCACAGCTACCGGAGAAAAGGAAATTGGATGATATTTCCCGCAACGATCAAATCTTATTGCCAATTGAAAGAGGAAAGTTCGCGGTACATTTGCCCGGAGAAATCACCCAACGGCGAAGAGGTGAGCCAGCGAAAATGACTACTTTTCTCTCTACCCTGTTCAATCCTGTCCCATTTTGTCCAATGGTATACTCCATGGGGCTGTGTGCAAAAGCTAACCTTCACCCTCCACCCCTTTCTCATGCTTTTCACCCACTACTAGCCTACCACTAACGAGTTTTCCGTCTGCGAGAAACGAGTCGTTGATACTTCTGTGCAAATGGCCGAACCACAACAGATATTTGTGCgggattgatgaaaaaatagcgAATGAGCGCTTTGTTGTTTCTTTCTATAGTTATGCACCAGTGAGAGGGTCATGTGACACCAGGGCTTCAATTTTAAAGTTTCTTTCGACGGGAATGTTAGAGATGACAAGTTTTAAATTGATCTGTGAAAGGCAAAGTTTCTGAGGATTTTTTCGCTCCATAAGGATGTTCTTTGCCGGACAACGATTGTATTGATGGAGAGTGAAAAGACCTTGTTTAAATTAAAGAAGGAAAATGAGTGCGTTTACGGACTTAACTAGTTGCTGGGATCAGTGGAAAGTCTGCATTTTCTTTGAAATAAACTCTGTTctccttttaaaataaatcaattctaTCCCTGTATGATCTTGATCCTACATTTGTACTCGTTGTCTAgccattttatttccattgtcATCTGGAAAATTAGTTTCTCCGAAAATTCGGTGGATTTTATCAGCAAGAGACCATGAACCATAATTTCCTATCAGAATGGAATCACGAGAGGAGAAAGAAACAGATCACGTAGGACCCCTGTGGTTATAATGAGTCTGGAAGCGTCAGCGGCGTCTAATGTCAGAAATTATAGCATATTGCCAATAAAATCCGATGGTCCAGACCCACTACCCCCTGTCTTTATTCCTGGTCGTACAGGGCGACAGTCACGCTCCGATTGGAGTGGGGGGGAGACGCTTCTTTTGGATTTCTTGTAATAATGGACGCTCAATTGGGGTGGATGCTCTTTTTTGTCATTAGGATTTTGGTCATCGGGCAGATGATACCAATAAGTTTATTGGTGATCGATAAGCCGGATATCGTTATATAACTCGTCATTTGGGGGCTCATAATCCGGGCAGAAGAGCCGAGCAGACGGGTCATAATTCACTTTGTGTCTTCTGATTAATCTCATGAAATCAGGGATTTCGGAGGGGAGTTGGAAGGTTCAATGATTTATTAGTAAACAAGGTAAAGGaactaaaaaaacaaatacaataCACAACTTTTTTTGTTCACTAGAGTTAAAGAACTTCTGGATTAATTTTCtgagattgattttttgacGACATTCTCAACAGTTATTTCAGCTTCACGAATCACGAACTGCGTTCTACCGTTTACCCGTTTGACCTTCATCCAGTTGGATAATTCTTTGTAGTCAGTGCTGGAGTCATCACTGCTTGACGTTATACTAGGAGTAGTGGCTTCACGCGGAATCATCAGCTCTTTCAAGTTCGTGCTACTTGTCTTCTGAAAGTATATTAAATCACAAAATGCCATCAGATCAAATTTTGACTTTCAGATTTTCTTATTCAATTTACCTTATTAGACATATGTTTCCCAATATtcacaattttataattattagacTTGGAGCCCTCTAACGACGTCAGCGAAGCGACAATTCGCGAGCTCAATCGTTTCGCTGAGCAAGTCAATCTACAATGATGCCCGGATCTCCTATTTTTGACATTGAGCGCTCTTCTAGAACTTTTCCCCTTAACCAAAGACTCTTCATGAACTTCTCTCGAACTTTCTTGCTCAACTGATTCCAAAGATTCCTTTGATATTTCACGTTTTGAATGTCCTCTAGTACGAAGCAactctcgattatttcgttcAACATCTCCTTGAAGTTTTCGAACTAGCAATTCATACCTGAAAATTCAGAAGGATCGCTTTGTTTCAAATAACAAAtgggtgaaaataatttttggaatttcacCTTCTAATTGTACTCTCCCTGTTCCTCTTGAACAAGGCCATTTCCCTCTCTTTCCGCAGTAAcaattctttcattttcttcaattcacCTCTGACATCGCCATTGCCTTCATGAATCATATTCAGCATAGCTGTACTTCGCTTGAAGCGCGCAGCAAGATTGGAAATCTCATGGGACGAGGTACGTTCAAGTTCCCTCCTTTCTACCTCCGATCGCCTCATTTCCTCCTTGACTGTTGTCAACTTGTCTAGTGCATTGGCGATACCCTCACCCAATTCATTCACCCGTTCGCCATTTACTGTGTTCATTCTCACCATGCCAGCCAAATCAGTCCTCAGAGACATGATTTCATTTTCCCTGTCCTGCACCCTCGACGACAATAACTTTAGCCTGCACTCCAGAGACGATTGGCTCTGCAGACGCCTCTGCAATTCCTCCCTCAATTCCACCTTCTCTCGTTTACACTTCTCAAGAacaccagaaaaatcacttacTCTGTTCTCTAAATTGTGCACCATCTGGAGATCACATTCAATTGTTGTGATCCTTTGTGTGAGGGTATTTATGGTGTGAGTTTTATCTTCTAATTCTGATgagagtttattaattttgtgaaTGTGGTCTGTTATGCACTGGAGGGAGGACTTCTCTTGTTGCGAGTGTGCTTTTGAAAGTTTACTCTCCAACTCGATATTACATTCCTTTAAGTTTTCTATGTCAACCTCCTGGCCTGCGACTTTCAGttgatattcaataattttttgatcactCTGGTACATTACTTCCTTCAGGTTTTGCATTACTCGCCGAATGTGCTCAAGTTCTTTGGACAGTTCGGTTATGCGAAGCGAACCTTCAAGATGCTCTGATTGCAGAGCTTTGTAGtccaattttaattgattcacTTTCTGCTTAATCTCTTCCGTGGATTCTTGTGATTGTTGAGGGCTCGATGTCTGGATGCTCTTGTGTTTTCTTTCAATGGTTATATTGTTGCTCGTACTATGGGACATTCTGCCGCTGACACCAATACCTGAGTCCTCTGGTCCGTCCATCTTTATCAAGTCCAGAGTTTTATCTATTGTCGCAAAAATATTGGGATTGATGTCAGTGGACGGATTAATCGTGTCAAATTCTGGAAGATTTTCGACATTGGTGGTAGATAAAGACGCTTCAGGTCCGATGGTATCAGAACTAGAGTCTGAGGAGGTTGACTGCATCGACTCGTTAACGGAAATACTGCTGACGTCGTTCGTCATATTTTGGGACTCGTTCTCCGGGTCTTCAGCTTCGATCTGCTCACGTGATTGATTCTGCATCAATTCATCCAAGGATTTTCCCAGAGACTTGATCGTCTCGTTTTTTTGGAATATCACTAGCTTGAGGTGTTTCACGAGGTCCTTGTGTTTGAAGGATGTGCATCCTGGTTCCGATGACAGGAGCTCCCGAATTCCTCTCAATTCTTCGTTGGCCAAAGCCAGTTCGAAGACGCAGGTGTTCTTCTCCGTTCTAAGGGCATCGCATTCCTTTTTAACAGTTCTCAATACCTCTTTCACAGACATGTATTTAGTCGTGATGCGAGCATTTTCGGCCTCAAGAATCTCTAAAGACGTAGAATCATTCACATCATCAGAATCTCTCTTTCTACGTTTTCTGTTGGTCAGACTATCAATTCGTTCTTTGTAAAATGTCTCCACCCGCTTCACTGACCATTTCAATAAGTCTTCCTGGTCTTCTTCAATTGCCTGCGCATGCATCCTCCAGTTTGACTCCATATCCTTCATCATCGCAGAGCAGAAATTTGCCATCTCTTCTCGAATTTGTAATTCTCGAGTTGTTGCGTTTGatctcagaatttttatttcttttttcaagAGGGAGTTCTCATCTTCTAGTTCTCCATATTTATCCTCATGTTTATCTTTAATTTTAACAGGATTTTCGTCAGCTGTACCGCCGGCATCCTTCATGGGACTGGAAATCGTCAATTGCGacccaaaaattttcttcagatCCTTCGCCGGGACCACAGAAATCCTTCTCGCAATAGAACAAAAGTGCAGAATGCTCTGATTCTCAACATAAAAATCTGGAGATGGATTAAGATGAGCAATAATAGTCAATTGCTCCTTCCCTGACAGACACCTCTGAAAGAGTCTCGTCAGTTTTGACTCTCGAAACGCTCCAACAGTCtcagaatttaatttgttaGATTGACGGTCATGGACACTCTGGAGACACTTTCCCATAGCTAACAGCCCAGCCTTGATGTTTTTCGTTTCCTTCAAGGACTCTCCACTGATGGTGACGTTCAATTTGTTCCTTCCAGATCCAGCCAAATCGCAAAAGGTCAACGTACTCACTTCAACATCATCAACAGCACATTCTTTGAAGTATTTCAACAAAGtaattgagaaaaaagaaTGAGAGAGGGAACTTCCAGCGTCTGATGGCTCTGATGACACAGTCAGTCTCGATTGTCCAGTGAGGAGGACCTGATAAGCTTCCAATCCAGTTGTAACGCAGATCGTAGTCAGCCCAGGGATAAAGGATCTCCCCTGCTTGTCAGTGACTAGCTTCAAGGGGGATGTTCTCTCTTCATCGACTTCTCCAAGCAAATCGTAAATATTCTCATTGTAGATTTCAGCAAAGGACAGCCAGGCCGAGAATAAAGCTTCATCACCAGGTTCTCGATACTCTTCATCCACGGAATCTTCCAAAAATCGCCAAGTATCGAGTGCAGTGCATTTGCTCTGAAGTTTCGTCAACAATTTCTCTCGTGCCATTGACTCTGCGAGcctcttcttctcgtccaaacTGACAATTTCAAAACCCGGAAGAAACTTGTACCACGGTGAGAGTGTGCAATTCACAGCAGAGAAAATGAACTCAATGCTCCTAGGAATTATTCCTGGTGAGTTGAAGGTGCCGTAAAACGAGAAAGTCTTACCGGAGTCTGTGGTCCCGTAAGACATCACCGTGGAATTTTGACCAGATAAAAAATCCAGAATAGTGTCACCAACGCAGTCTTTAAAGACTTCATCTTGGGAGGTGTTGGGAGGGAGAATTTTagtgaaggaaaattttttagttgTTGCCTCACTTGATTTCAATCTTCTAGTGGAGCAGCCGTCGGACGTAGGGAATTTCGTGAGGAGCATTTTGGAGTCAAACACAACGTACATTTCTTCCTGCAGcttccgggcccgttctgtcCTCGGGGTTCGTGGCTTGAGGCGCAAGAAGACTTTGATTGTTTGTGATGTATTGGACCCATTTGATGCGTCTGCGAAGTCGTCAGGCAATTCGGGTTTTATGGTGCGCGCCTCGGTGAGATTCACCGACTTTGGTCTGCTGGAAGGTCTAGAATTGGCTTCTGATAACCTGGTTGACTCAAACAAATTCTCTGCCGAGTAACTCATTTTTAAGCAGtttcatgaaaataatccgCGATCAATTGAACTTTTTAAATAATgtttcgcaaaaaaaatcataacctGCAATCATCACAACGCAATTAATACCGTCCGGAACGTGGAAATGTCATGAGGAAAACAATGACTCGATTTCGTAATTTCAAGATGAACGAAAAACCAGGCGATATGAATCGTTATAAATTACCCAACACTAAATAATCACCagcgggaaatttctaaatcgTTTTACGCAAGAGTATTTGTCGCGAAGTATTGGTCAGAACTGAGGAAGAAGTCTGAATGActgtcattttattttcgactGGTTAGAAGATGGGAGATAAGTTCATTTTTAGAAGACGGTTTTTTAGAGCAGCTAAAAGCGTCCTCTGATAACCTGGTAAActtcaataaattcatgatCGAGTaagatattttgaaatattttcttgaaaataattcgtagtcaattgaattttgtatAAGGGGCGTGTGCCCAATAGTTAATAATCTTAAGCGAGCACAACACAATCAATACCACCCGCAATGATAAATTTAACtatcgaaaacaaattacAGAACTTCTTAGTTTCAAAAACTGAATGAAAGTCCGGAGccgtgaattttattgaattgtccAATATTAAAGACTCACTTGTGAGAATTTTCCACATGATTTTACGCAAAAGTATTGGTCCTCAAGTGCTGTTAGAACTGACAGAAAATTCTGCATTGATTTACCGATGTTgattacaaaattaatttgaaaaacttAATCCACGGAATCCTCTGCACATAATGCAGGTGAGTATTTCTCTGAAACAGTAGATCTCCTGAAGGATCTAGGAAACAATATCTTTTAATaggataaattattaaattcgaGCGAATTTTCATGACAATAACCCGATGTCACTTcaacttttcgaaaaattatttcctacAAGAACTAGTGAAGtagaattacaaaaatataatcaatacCGGCCGTAACGATAGCTTGTTTTTATAAAGAAACGTTCAAGatcgtaattttcaaaatgaaaatttctctagTATTACATGATCATTCATGAAGATTTTATCTACGATTTTATGCAGAACTGGGGGGAAAGTCCGAGCAATTGTCATTCAATTTCCAAGTTTTTCCATCTGACAAGATTCAGGAACAAAGTAAATAGGGAATGCCATAAATCCTCGGACAATCTCCCATAATCTAAAGTAGCAATTTATATGGGTGTCGTACGACTCATTAAACGTAACCAATCAAAGCCAGTGGTTAATAGCAAAGCCAAGTCAAATAGCAATGCAGCACTCGAGATGGGTCGGCCAAGATGTGTACATTTATATATCTCATCACCAGAATCTATTGGGAATACAGAGACATCCACTGTTACCATAGCGGTTTGGCGTGTGGTTTGAGAAAGACGAGGTCGAGGCGGTCCCTTTCGCCAACCACAATCGACTCCTTGTATCGACAGACCGCACCGTCTTTTTCCCTCCACCCGCTGCACCACTCCCCCTTTATTCCACCTCCCGCGCAACATCGCAGGATTTTCCTTTTCGTCTTTGCCGACCATCACATCGGCTCATTACACATGTACTCTTTACCATGTGCCGACACACATTCCTCTGGTGGTCTTTTTTCGGATACTTATTCACTCCCTACAATTACTCATGTTTCAGATATCAAAGTGAAGATTTTTTGGCTGATCAATCACAGTGGGATTATTAATTGAATGGATAATAGCGAGGAGTTCTACCCACTCTTGAAGTCATGGTGTCACGTGATGGTGAAATCAATTTGAAGTCCATTTAAAGCAACTGAAGTCACTAAAATCTAttgaaatcacgaaaatcgCCGTCTGTCAG
This genomic interval from Diachasmimorpha longicaudata isolate KC_UGA_2023 chromosome 4, iyDiaLong2, whole genome shotgun sequence contains the following:
- the LOC135161425 gene encoding kinesin-like protein KIF20A; the protein is MSYSAENLFESTRLSEANSRPSSRPKSVNLTEARTIKPELPDDFADASNGSNTSQTIKVFLRLKPRTPRTERARKLQEEMYVVFDSKMLLTKFPTSDGCSTRRLKSSEATTKKFSFTKILPPNTSQDEVFKDCVGDTILDFLSGQNSTVMSYGTTDSGKTFSFYGTFNSPGIIPRSIEFIFSAVNCTLSPWYKFLPGFEIVSLDEKKRLAESMAREKLLTKLQSKCTALDTWRFLEDSVDEEYREPGDEALFSAWLSFAEIYNENIYDLLGEVDEERTSPLKLVTDKQGRSFIPGLTTICVTTGLEAYQVLLTGQSRLTVSSEPSDAGSSLSHSFFSITLLKYFKECAVDDVEVSTLTFCDLAGSGRNKLNVTISGESLKETKNIKAGLLAMGKCLQSVHDRQSNKLNSETVGAFRESKLTRLFQRCLSGKEQLTIIAHLNPSPDFYVENQSILHFCSIARRISVVPAKDLKKIFGSQLTISSPMKDAGGTADENPVKIKDKHEDKYGELEDENSLLKKEIKILRSNATTRELQIREEMANFCSAMMKDMESNWRMHAQAIEEDQEDLLKWSVKRVETFYKERIDSLTNRKRRKRDSDDVNDSTSLEILEAENARITTKYMSVKEVLRTVKKECDALRTEKNTCVFELALANEELRGIRELLSSEPGCTSFKHKDLVKHLKLVIFQKNETIKSLGKSLDELMQNQSREQIEAEDPENESQNMTNDVSSISVNESMQSTSSDSSSDTIGPEASLSTTNVENLPEFDTINPSTDINPNIFATIDKTLDLIKMDGPEDSGIGVSGRMSHSTSNNITIERKHKSIQTSSPQQSQESTEEIKQKVNQLKLDYKALQSEHLEGSLRITELSKELEHIRRVMQNLKEVMYQSDQKIIEYQLKVAGQEVDIENLKECNIELESKLSKAHSQQEKSSLQCITDHIHKINKLSSELEDKTHTINTLTQRITTIECDLQMVHNLENRVSDFSGVLEKCKREKVELREELQRRLQSQSSLECRLKLLSSRVQDRENEIMSLRTDLAGMVRMNTVNGERVNELGEGIANALDKLTTVKEEMRRSEVERRELERTSSHEISNLAARFKRSTAMLNMIHEGNGDVRGELKKMKELLLRKEREMALFKRNRESTIRRYELLVRKLQGDVERNNRELLRTRGHSKREISKESLESVEQESSREVHEESLVKGKSSRRALNVKNRRSGHHCRLTCSAKRLSSRIVASLTSLEGSKSNNYKIVNIGKHMSNKKTSSTNLKELMIPREATTPSITSSSDDSSTDYKELSNWMKVKRVNGRTQFVIREAEITVENVVKKSISEN